TCTCCGATAATTTCTCCTCACTAGTTGTATCACCAGATGCCAATAATGTTTTCTGACGTTCTGCAATCCCATCCACAACAATCATTCTTACCCAGTCGCCAGAACCAATAGGAACAGTAGATTTGTTCACAATGACCTTATAACCACCATTGAGATTTTCACCAATACCACGAGCTACCGCTTCTACGTAGCGAGTATCACTTTCACCATTGGGCAAAGGAGGAGTTCCCACAGCAATAAACAGGATTTCTCCATGATGAACACCAGCAGCGAGATCACTAGAAAATTCAATATTGCCACTATTAATAGCAGATTGCATAATTTCCGAAAGTCCTGGCTCAAAAATCGGTGACTGCCCAGACTTCATTAATTTTACTTTTTCTTCGTTATTATCTATGCAAATTACATTATGGCCAATATGAGCCAAACAAGCACCTGTTACTAAACCAACATAACCAGTACCAATTACGCAAACACGCATTTTTAAAACCCCTGTTTTTTATAGTTGTCAGTTGTGAATCAATGATTGGTGATCCTTTAGGTAAGGCGTAATGCTAAACCTGTTGGAAACGTTGACGGAAATCTTCAATCATCAGTTTTAAACCATCTTGCAGAGGAATAGTGGGTTCCCAATCTAACAAAGTCTGTGCCTTGGTAATATCAGGACGACGACGACGGGGATCATCAGCAGGTAGGGGTTCAAATTTAATTTCTGCATCTGGGTTAATCAGGTTTTGTACAGCCTGAGCTAGTTCTAAAATCGTATATTCATCAGGATTCCCCAGATTTATGGGTCCGGTATGTTCACCATTCATTAATCGCATTAGTCCATTTACCAAGTCGGAAACATAACAAAAGCTGCGGGTTTGTTGACCTTCACCATAAACAGTTAAAGGCACACCTCGTAATGCTTGCGCCACGAAATTGCTGACTACGCGCCCATCATTTTCCAACATTCTCGGTCCATAAGTGTTGAATATCCTGGCGACGCGAATCTCGACTTTATTCTCTCTGTAGTAGTCAAATGCCAGGGTTTCAGCCATTCTTTTGCCTTCGTCATAACATGAGCGAATGCCAATGGGATTGACGCTGCCTCGATAATCTTCAGTCTGGGGATGAATTTCTGGATCTCCGTAAACTTCGCTTGTAGAAGCTAATAAAAATCTGGCTTTAACTCGTTTAGCTAAACCTAACATATTGAGTGTACCAATGACGTTAGTTTTAACAGTTTTAATGGGGTTATACTGGTAATGCACAGGGGACGCTGGACAAGCCAGATGATAAACCTGATCTACTTCTAAGCGAATTGGTTCGGTAATGTCGTGACGAATCACTTCAAAATTAGGATTGTCTAACCAATGGAGGATATTATGTTTCTTTCCTGTGTAGAAATTGTCCAAACAAATGACTTCATGACCATCATTCATTAATCTGTCAATCAGATGAGAGCCAATAAAACCAGCACCGCCTGTCACTAAAATTCTCATATTTTTCCTTCTGCTAATATTTACTTTTAGTATGCACTTCATGTTGTTGTATATTACCCACGTTGGCAACAAAAACAAGCATATTTATCTCAGAATTGTTGTATAGCGGTTTTTAATTCAGCGAAGTTCAAGCACCCCACCTCCAACTTCCTCTCCGCAAGCAAGGAGGGGGCTATAATGTACTCGATATGATTAGGAAATGCTATGTATGGCTTTTGAGTTCAGCAATTCTCATTTTAAGGTTTCATGACATTTAAACCCTTACATTCTTAAACATTTACAGTCATTGCCAGCGAAGGGAAGCAATCAC
The DNA window shown above is from Anabaena sp. WA102 and carries:
- a CDS encoding UDP-glucuronic acid decarboxylase family protein: MRILVTGGAGFIGSHLIDRLMNDGHEVICLDNFYTGKKHNILHWLDNPNFEVIRHDITEPIRLEVDQVYHLACPASPVHYQYNPIKTVKTNVIGTLNMLGLAKRVKARFLLASTSEVYGDPEIHPQTEDYRGSVNPIGIRSCYDEGKRMAETLAFDYYRENKVEIRVARIFNTYGPRMLENDGRVVSNFVAQALRGVPLTVYGEGQQTRSFCYVSDLVNGLMRLMNGEHTGPINLGNPDEYTILELAQAVQNLINPDAEIKFEPLPADDPRRRRPDITKAQTLLDWEPTIPLQDGLKLMIEDFRQRFQQV